A genomic segment from Corylus avellana chromosome ca5, CavTom2PMs-1.0 encodes:
- the LOC132182280 gene encoding T-complex protein 1 subunit zeta 1 produces the protein MSLRVLNPNAEVLNKSAALHMNINAAKGLMDVLRTNLGPKGTIKMLVGGAGDIKLTKDGNTLLKEMQIQNPTAIMIARTAVAQDDISGDGTTSTVLFIGELMKQSERYIDEGMHPRVLVDGFEIAKRATLQFIEKFKTPVVMGNEPDKEILKMVARTTLRTKLYEALADQLTDIVVNAVLCIRKPEESIDLFMVEIMHMRHKFDVDTRLVEGIVLDHGSRHPDMKRRAENCYILTCNVSLEYDKSEINAGFFYSNAEQREAMVAAERRQVDERVKKIIELKNKVCSGNDNNFAVINQKGIDPPSLDLLARAGIVALRRAKRRNMERLVLACGGEAVNSVDDLTPDCLGWAGLVYEHILGEEKYTFVENVKNPYSCTILIKGPNDHTIAQIKDAVRDGLRAVKNTIEDESVVLGAGAFEIAARQHLLNEVKKTVQGRAQLGVEAFANALLVVPKTLAENSGLDTQDVIISLTGEHDHGNIVGLNQHTGEPIDPHMEGIFDNYSVKRQIINSGPVIASQLLLVDEVIRAGRNMRKPT, from the exons ATGTCGCTGAGAGTGCTGAACCCAAACGCGGAGGTGCTCAACAAATCGGCCGCACTGCACATGAACATCAATGCCGCCAAGGGCTTGATGGACGTCCTCAGGACTAACCTCGGCCCCAAAGGCACCATCAAGAT GCTTGTTGGTGGGGCCGGTGATATCAAGCTCACCAAAGACGGAAACACTCTCTTGAAAGAAATG CAAATTCAAAACCCTACGGCTATCATGATTGCGAGGACGGCTGTTGCTCAAGATGACATAAGTGGGGATGGCACAACTTCTACTGTGCTCTTTATCGGCGAGCTTATGAAACAATCAGAACGGTACATTGATGAAG GAATGCATCCTCGTGTACTGGTTGATGGTTTTGAGATTGCTAAAAGAGCAACTCTccaatttattgaaaaatttaagACTCCTGTGGTTATGGGTAATGAGCCTGACAAAGAGATCCTAAAAATGGTAGCAAGGACAACTCTCAGAACAAAG TTGTATGAAGCACTTGCAGATCAATTGACTGACATAGTTGTTAATGCG GTGTTATGCATTCGCAAGCCTGAGGAATCCATTGATCTGTTTATGGTGGAGATTATGCACATGCGGCATAAATTTGATGTAGACACGCGCTTg GTTGAGGGTATCGTCCTTGATCATGGCTCCAGACATCCTGATATGAAGCGGCGAGCTGAGAATTGTTACATCTTGACATGCAATGTCTCTTTGGAGTATGACAaaag TGAAATAAATGCAGGCTTTTTCTACTCAAATGCAGAGCAGAGAGAGGCAATGGTTGCAGCGGAAAGGCGTCAGGTTGAtgaaagagttaaaaaaataattgaactGAAAAATAAG GTTTGTTCTGGTAATGACAATAACTTTGCTGTCATTAATCAAAAGGGAATTGATCCCCCATCGTTGGACCTACTTGCAAGGGCAGGG ATTGTTGCCCTTCGGAGAGCGAAGAGGAGAAATATGGAACGGTTGGTTTTGGCCTGTGGAGGAGAGGCTGTAAATTCTGTAGATGATTTAACTCCTGATTGCCTTGGTTGGGCTGGACTAGTCTATGAGCATATCCTTGGAGAAGAGAAGTATACCTTTGTTGAAAATGTGAAGAACCCTTATTCTTGTACAATCTTAATAAAAG GGCCTAATGACCATACAATTGCCCAAATAAAGGATGCTGTTCGTGATGGATTGAGGGCAGTCAAAAATACTATTGAAGATGAATCTGTTGTCTTA GGTGCTGGAGCTTTTGAAATTGCAGCTAGACAACATCTATTGAACGAAGTAAAGAAGACTGTTCAAGGG CGCGCTCAACTTGGTGTTGAAGCTTTTGCCAATGCTCTTCTTGTGGTGCCCAAGACGCTTGCTGAGAACTCTGGGCTTGACACTCAAGATGTTATCATTTCTCTTACG GGAGAGCATGACCATGGGAATATCGTGGGATTAAACCAGCACACAGGAGAACCTATTGACCCCCACATGGAGGGTATTTTTGATAACTACTCAGTGAAGCGCCAGATCATAAATTCAGG GCCTGTAATTGCATCCCAGTTGCTATTGGTGGATGAAGTAATTCGTGCTGGGAGAAACATGCGGAAGCCAACTTAA